Part of the Parcubacteria group bacterium ADurb.Bin159 genome is shown below.
CCCATTGGATTGCTTCTACGATATTAGATTTCCCACTGCCATTGGGTCCCACAATAGCGGTAATGCCAAAATTTTCCTCATTTGGTCGAGGAAAAATTAATTTTATTTTATCGGCAAATGATTTAAAGCCGAATATCTCTAATTCCTTTAACATATTTTATTTGGGGATTGTTTCCATCGAGAAAGGGCGAGGGAGGCGGCAACGGTTTGCGCTTCTTGTTTACTTTTTCCCTTGCCTTTAGCAATAATTTTATCGCCAAGCATTAAATTAATCGTAAAAATTTTAGCGTGCGAGGGTCCGCTTTCTTCCACTAATTTATAAGTGGGAGTAATACCAAAGCGGTTTTGGGCTATTTCCTGAAAAGTGCTTTTGGCATCTTTGTATAATTCATTTTTTAGAATGAAATTTGCTTTTTTTAAAAGATATTTAGAAAGAAATTTTTTAACCACTTCTATTCCTTGATCCAAATAAAGGGCCCCTATAAAGGCCTCTAATGTATTGGCTAAAATATGTTGTTTCCCTCTGGGGAAAGTAGCGCGCTCTCCTTTGGACAGATAAAGGAATTCGTCAAAATGTAGTTTTTGTGCCAATTCAGCTAAACTTTTGGTATTGACTAAACTTGCCCGGAGGTGAGTTAATTGCCCCTCAGATAATTCAAAGGTAAAATAAAGGTATTCTGTAGTGATTAATTCCAAAACAGCATCGCCTAAAAACTCTAATCTCTCATTTTGGCCATAAATCCAATTTTTACATTCATTGAGATAAGAGCGATGAGTAAAGGCTTGTTGGAATAAATTAATATTTTTAAATTTTAACCCCAATATTTTTTCCAATTGAAATAAATTTTTAGGAGTTGTCGTGTTTTTTTTATCTTTCTTCATCCTTTTTATATTTATTATAGATTGTCCCCAATACACCATTAACAAATTTTCCTGAAGATATATTGCCAAAAATTTTAGCAATTTCCACCGCTTCATTAATGGCTACTTTCGGCGGAACATTTTTTGAAAACATCATTTCCCAGATACTCAAGCGTAAGATATTGCGATCAACAGGAGTAATTTTATCTAAGGGCCAATGAGGAGCAAATTCTTTTATATATGTATCGATTTTATCTAAATTTTTATAAACGCCTAAAACTAATTCTTCAACAAATTCTTTTTCATCAAAATTTTTTGGCGCAAAATATTCAAGATTATTTTTAATAACTTCATTTAAATCCAAAGATTTGCCCAAAATAGAGGTATTAAAGTCCCATTGGGCAAGTATTTGTAAAGCAATCCCTCTGGCAAGATGCCGTGAAGACATAATAGATAATTTAAATCTCAAAATGTAAAATAACCCGAAGAAGCGTGTTAGTCACGCGCTTGTCCTTCTTTTTTCATTTTTTTCTGTTTTTTCTCTTTTTTAGGTAGAATTTCTTTGCCCTTAAAAAATCCGCAATAAGGGCAAATATGATGAGGTTTAATCAATTTTTTGCATTGGGGGCAGGGGATAAGGTTTGGTTTTTTTAACCGCAAATGAAAACGTTTTATTTTTGTCCTGCTTTTAGTGCTTTTTTGTGTTGGATTAGCCATAAAAATTAAAACGCAAAAATCAAATTTCAAAATACAAATTTAAAATTAAAAATAACCTTTTTAATTTTTTTATTATATCTTTTATTCCCTTTTTTGTCAATAAATTAAAGTTTATTAAATTTTAGATTTTGCTATAATATTTTTATGGACAACATTGAGGTTAGCAAAATTTTGGAAGAAACGGCTGATATTTTGGAAATTAAAGGAGAAAATCAATTTCGGGTTGGCGCTTATCGTAAAGCATCGCAGGTTATAGGCACTTTATCTAAAGATATTAATGAAATTTATCGGCAAAATAAATTAGAAGAAATACCCGGCATAGGGAAGAATATCGCCTCTCATATTAAAGAATTGTTAGAAAATGGCAAGTGTCGAGAATTCGAAAGTTTAAAAAAACAGGTTCCTTCTTCATTAATTGAACTTTTAAAAATAGAAGGATTAGGTCCCAAAAAGGTTAAATTTTTATTTGAAAAGTTTAACGTTAAAAGTGTAAGTCAATTGGAAAAATTATTAAAATCTCATTGTTTGGAAAATATTCCGAATTGGGGAGAAAAATCAGTAGAAAATATTTTAAAAAGCTTAAAACTCTATAAAAAATATAAAAAGCGGTTTATTTTAGGAGAAATTTATCCTTTAGCTCAAGATATTTTATTTAAATTAAAAAAACAGAAATATATAGACCAAGCGGAAATTTGCGGTTCTATCCGCCGTATGAAAGAAACTATCGGTGATTTAGATTTTTTAGTTGCCAGCAAAAAACCAGGGAAAGCTATTGATTTTTTTTGTCGAATGAACGAAGTAGGGCGAATTATTGCTAAAGGAGAAACCAAAGTAAATGTTGTTCTAAAAAGAAATATTGACGCTGATTTACGAGTGGTCAACCCTCAAAGTTTTGGCGCAGCTCTTTGCTATTTTACCGGTTCAAAAGCGCATAATATTGTTTTGCGTCGTTTAGCAATGAAAAAGGGATTAAAAATTAATGAATACGGAGTTTTCAAAAAAAACGACAAAAATTTAATTAAAAAAGCTGGCGAAAAAGAAGAAGATATTTATCGTTTATTGGGTTTGTCTTATATTCCTCCTGAACTTCGAGAAAATAGGGGAGAGATTGAGGTGGCGCAAAAAAATCAATTGCCGACTTTAATTAAATCATCAGAAATTAAAGGAGATTTACATCTGCATACCAATTGGTCTGATGGCGATAATTCTATAGAAGAAATAGTTGAAGCTTGTCGCAGTAAAGGTTATAAATACATAGCCATTACTGACCATGCTTCTAATATAGGAGTGGCTAATGGTTTATCCCCAGAAAGAGTGTTAAAGCAGATAAAAGAAATAAGGCGTTTGGATAAAAAGTTTAAGAATATTAAGATTTTAGCTGGTATAGAAGTGGATATTCAAAAAGACGGCAGTTTAGTTTTACCTAATAGTGTTTTGGAAAAACTTGATTTTGTCATTGCTTCTATCCATAGTTCTTTTCATCTTTCCCGGGAAGAGATGACTAAGCGGTTGCTTAAAGCAATGGAAAATCCTTATATTAATGTTATTGGCCATCTTACTGGTCGTTTAATCAATAAACGTGAACCCTATAATTTGGATTTGGGTGCTATATTTAAGCAAGCCCAAAAAAATAAAATTGCCTTAGAGATAAATGCTTTTTTTAATAGATTGGATTTAAATGATATCAATGCCCGGCAAGCCAAAGATATGGGAGTGAAAATAGTTATTAGCACAGATGCTCATAATATTTCTCATTTATCTATGATGGATTACGGTATTTCCCAAGCTCGTCGCGCTTGGTTAGGCAGAAAAGATGTTTTAAATACCCAAAATTTAAATGCTTTTCTCGCCTCAATTTCAAGGCCCTTCCGCATTTAATGAAATATACCTAGTAATGCTTCTAAATTTGGTAAAACAAGGGATATATTAAAAAAATAGATGGATTTCTTTTTAAATATGAAAAAATGTTACCAAGAAGCCTTCCCGGCATAAACCCTTGACGTTTTTAAAAGAAAATATATAATATAAAAACATTTTTTGGCGAAGAGCTAATGAATGTCGTACTCTTTAATTTCGCCTTACAAGGCTTTTACTTCCCGCC
Proteins encoded:
- the rnc gene encoding Ribonuclease 3 yields the protein MKKDKKNTTTPKNLFQLEKILGLKFKNINLFQQAFTHRSYLNECKNWIYGQNERLEFLGDAVLELITTEYLYFTFELSEGQLTHLRASLVNTKSLAELAQKLHFDEFLYLSKGERATFPRGKQHILANTLEAFIGALYLDQGIEVVKKFLSKYLLKKANFILKNELYKDAKSTFQEIAQNRFGITPTYKLVEESGPSHAKIFTINLMLGDKIIAKGKGKSKQEAQTVAASLALSRWKQSPNKIC
- a CDS encoding hypothetical protein (N utilization substance protein B homolog), whose product is MSSRHLARGIALQILAQWDFNTSILGKSLDLNEVIKNNLEYFAPKNFDEKEFVEELVLGVYKNLDKIDTYIKEFAPHWPLDKITPVDRNILRLSIWEMMFSKNVPPKVAINEAVEIAKIFGNISSGKFVNGVLGTIYNKYKKDEER
- the rpmF gene encoding 50S ribosomal protein L32, which encodes MKFDFCVLIFMANPTQKSTKSRTKIKRFHLRLKKPNLIPCPQCKKLIKPHHICPYCGFFKGKEILPKKEKKQKKMKKEGQARD
- the polX gene encoding DNA polymerase/3'-5' exonuclease PolX → MDNIEVSKILEETADILEIKGENQFRVGAYRKASQVIGTLSKDINEIYRQNKLEEIPGIGKNIASHIKELLENGKCREFESLKKQVPSSLIELLKIEGLGPKKVKFLFEKFNVKSVSQLEKLLKSHCLENIPNWGEKSVENILKSLKLYKKYKKRFILGEIYPLAQDILFKLKKQKYIDQAEICGSIRRMKETIGDLDFLVASKKPGKAIDFFCRMNEVGRIIAKGETKVNVVLKRNIDADLRVVNPQSFGAALCYFTGSKAHNIVLRRLAMKKGLKINEYGVFKKNDKNLIKKAGEKEEDIYRLLGLSYIPPELRENRGEIEVAQKNQLPTLIKSSEIKGDLHLHTNWSDGDNSIEEIVEACRSKGYKYIAITDHASNIGVANGLSPERVLKQIKEIRRLDKKFKNIKILAGIEVDIQKDGSLVLPNSVLEKLDFVIASIHSSFHLSREEMTKRLLKAMENPYINVIGHLTGRLINKREPYNLDLGAIFKQAQKNKIALEINAFFNRLDLNDINARQAKDMGVKIVISTDAHNISHLSMMDYGISQARRAWLGRKDVLNTQNLNAFLASISRPFRI